GCCCCCTGCCAGCCCTGCTCAGCGATCATGCGCTTGACGTACTGGGAGCAGGACTCCCCGCCGTGCAGCACGCGGTAGGCACAGGAAAAGCCCTTATGGGGCGAAAGATGGCGCTGATAGCCACTAATCGAGGCGATCGCAGCTCGGTCGAGCGCTTGATGGACCCAAGGAACCTGCATCACGGCGAAAACCCACAAAGTTGTCGAAAAAAGTTGTCAAAAGATGACATCCCCTTGGAGCGATCGCGTTCCGCACAGCGCTAAAATGCGCAACAAAACCGTTTTGTGTCGAAATATTACGCTGTGTTTCAATTCGGTGATGTCCCTGAAACGCAGCGCCAGCGGGCAAAAGCTCCGTGATACCATCACAACTTGTAGCCGTACGAGATTGGGAGAAGACCTTTGGCACTACGGGTTGCAGTTGTTGGTTCCGGTCCGGCAGGCTCCTCCGCTGCCGAGACGCTCGCGAAAGCTGGTATTGAAACCTATCTTTTTGAGCGCAAGTTAGACAACGCGAAACCCTGCGGTGGTGCAATTCCCCTCTGCATGGTGAGCGAATTCGATTTGCCCCCCGAAATTATCGATCGGCGGGTGAGACGCATGAAAATGATCTCCCCCTCTAATGTCGAAGTTGATATTAACCTGGACAATCAAGACGAATATATTGGCATGTGCCGCCGGGAAGTCCTCGATGGCTTCCTGCGCGATCGGGCTGCCAAACTGGGTGCAAAACTCATTAATGGAACCGTTCATAAACTGGATCTGCCCACCAATAGCACAGATCCCTATACCCTTCACTACGCCGATCACTCTGACGGCAGCATTGAAGGTACGGCTAAAACCCTCCAAGTCGATCTCGTCATCGGCGCTGACGGAGCAAACTCTCGCGTTGCCAAGGCCATGGACGCCGGGGACTACAACTACGCGATCGCCTTCCAAGAGCGCATCCGTCTCCCCGAAGACAAAATGGCTTACTACCAAGACTTGGCGGAGATGTACGTCGGTAACGACGTCTCGCCCGACTTCTACGCTTGGGTCTTCCCCAAGTATGACCACGTCGCTGTCGGCACCGGCACGATGAAGGTCAACAAGGCCATGATCAAGAGCCTGCAAGCAGGGATTCGCGCCCGGGCTGCCAAGCGCCTCGAAGGCGGCAAGATCATCAAGGTCGAAGCTCACCCCATTCCTGAGCATCCCCGTCCTCGCCGGGTGGTGGGTCGCGCAGCCCTCGTCGGCGACGCTGCGGGCTACGTCACCAAGTCCTCGGGTGAAGGGATCTACTTCGCGGCCAAGTCCGGTCGCATGTGCGCAGAAACCATTGTGGAAGTTTCCAACAATGGCGCGCGCATTCCCACCGAGGCAGACCTGAAGCTCTACCTCCAGCGCTGGGATAAGAAGTACGGCCTCACCTACAAGGTGCTGGATCTGCTGCAAAACGTCTTCTATCGCTCTGACGCGACCCGCGAAGCGTTTGTGGAGATGTGCGCCGATCGCGATGTGCAGCGCCTCACCTTCGACAGCTACCTCTACAAGACCGTGGTCCCCGCCAATCCTCTGGTGCAGCTCAAGATCACGGCCAAGACGATCGGTAGCCTCCTGCGCGGCAATGCTCTCGCACCCTAGGGAGTTCCCTAGCCGATAGATTTCTCGGTTTCCATCGAGAAGCTTTCAGTTTCCTAGACCTCTGTAAGCCAGCACTCAAAAAGTGCTG
This genomic stretch from Geitlerinema sp. PCC 7407 harbors:
- the chlP gene encoding geranylgeranyl reductase, with the translated sequence MALRVAVVGSGPAGSSAAETLAKAGIETYLFERKLDNAKPCGGAIPLCMVSEFDLPPEIIDRRVRRMKMISPSNVEVDINLDNQDEYIGMCRREVLDGFLRDRAAKLGAKLINGTVHKLDLPTNSTDPYTLHYADHSDGSIEGTAKTLQVDLVIGADGANSRVAKAMDAGDYNYAIAFQERIRLPEDKMAYYQDLAEMYVGNDVSPDFYAWVFPKYDHVAVGTGTMKVNKAMIKSLQAGIRARAAKRLEGGKIIKVEAHPIPEHPRPRRVVGRAALVGDAAGYVTKSSGEGIYFAAKSGRMCAETIVEVSNNGARIPTEADLKLYLQRWDKKYGLTYKVLDLLQNVFYRSDATREAFVEMCADRDVQRLTFDSYLYKTVVPANPLVQLKITAKTIGSLLRGNALAP